In Pelosinus sp. UFO1, one genomic interval encodes:
- a CDS encoding DUF2273 domain-containing protein, producing the protein MNSELLAKIWQYHSGKIIGLVTGFLVGIFILVFGFLHTMFVMICMVAGYLVGKRIDEKEDIMDILGKLLPPGYYRQ; encoded by the coding sequence ATGAATTCCGAGTTACTAGCAAAAATATGGCAGTATCATAGCGGGAAAATTATAGGTTTAGTGACAGGGTTTTTAGTTGGTATTTTCATTTTAGTATTCGGCTTTTTACATACTATGTTTGTAATGATATGCATGGTTGCTGGTTATTTGGTCGGCAAACGAATTGACGAAAAAGAAGACATTATGGATATTTTGGGTAAATTATTGCCTCCAGGATATT